The following proteins come from a genomic window of Bactrocera dorsalis isolate Fly_Bdor chromosome 6, ASM2337382v1, whole genome shotgun sequence:
- the LOC125779304 gene encoding piggyBac transposable element-derived protein 3-like: protein MEYFQKYFPEDHLQNAAFFTNKYHLSQHGCVLNASAADIKNLYGLHIIMGCLAYPKVRMYWSEGFGLAQIKNAMTRDKFFTLRNSLHFVDILQPPTNKLFKIQPVIDCVRSRCQALATEITEYSIDEQMIPFTGRASMRQYVKNKPRPVGLKNLVVATSSGLVVDFEIFQGAGTFSDTGLGVGPSIVIRLTKHLPKGSFLYFDRYFTTIPLLEKLLELGYKSTGTIALNRLPVQRMGFPLHRNMNRGDISQFVQGSVVAVKRRDSKCVTLVSTECGKDPVGVVQRWYKKERKHINVPCPQIVKRYNTKMGGFDAADQSMEYYRIFIKTKNWTVKTTFHLIGMVVCNAWREYRADALKAGIRKKNTKDLFKFKSELGEVVAKFTERPINPPVPYCTSTAEPAAKRNRPLDPPVGVRTDRYDHWPEAMDMTTPWMWRVKECTSRTRIKCSKCDIFLCLTKNKNCFQEYHTKNDRFKSMYMNIIFKYIPSI, encoded by the coding sequence atggagtattttcagaaatattttcctGAAGATCATTTACAAAACGCCGCGTTTTTCACGAATAAGTATCACTTATCTCAGCATGGATGTGTCCTCAATGCTTCTGCTGCCGATATTAAAAATCTTTATGGACTCCATATCATAATGGGTTGCCTAGCTTACCCCAAAGTCCGGATGTATTGGTCGGAGGGCTTCGGATtagcacaaataaaaaatgcgaTGACCAGAGATAAATTCTTTACATTAAGGAACAGCCTCCATTTTGTTGATATTCTACAGCCTCCGACAAACAAACTGTTTAAGATTCAGCCAGTTATAGACTGCGTTAGATCTCGATGCCAAGCACTAGCAACAGAAATTACGGAATACTCGATTGATGAGCAAATGATCCCATTTACAGGAAGGGCGTCCATGCGGCAATACGTTAAAAATAAACCGAGACCTGTAGGTCTTAAGAACCTTGTTGTTGCGACTTCCAGCGGGCTCGTCGTCGATTTCGAAATATTCCAAGGAGCAGGAACTTTTTCTGACACTGGCTTGGGAGTTGGACCGTCTATTGTCATCAGATTGACAAAACATTTGCCGAAAGGGAGTTTTCTCTATTTTGATCGGTACTTTACCACGATTCCGCTTTTAGAAAAGCTCCTGGAACTCGGCTACAAGTCTACTGGGACCATAGCTTTAAATCGATTGCCTGTGCAGAGGATGGGTTTCCCGTTACACCGAAATATGAATAGAGGAGACATAAGCCAGTTTGTTCAGGGTAGTGTAGTTGCAGTTAAAAGGCGTGATAGCAAGTGCGTTACGCTAGTATCCACAGAATGTGGAAAAGACCCAGTTGGAGTGGTACAAAGGTGGTACAAAAAGGAACGCAAGCACATTAATGTgccatgccctcaaatcgtgaAGCGTTACAACACTAAAATGGGCGGATTCGACGCAGCCGATCAGTCAATGGAATACTacagaatttttataaaaacgaagAATTGGACTGTAAAAACAACTTTTCATTTGATTGGCATGGTAGTATGCAATGCATGGAGAGAGTACAGAGCCGATGCTCTAAAGGCGGGCATTCGAAAAAAGAATACTAAAGACCTATTTAAGTTTAAATCTGAGCTCGGCGAAGTAGTGGCCAAATTCACTGAAAGGCCAATTAATCCACCTGTTCCGTATTGCACATCAACAGCAGAGCCAGCTGCAAAAAGAAACAGACCCCTGGATCCTCCCGTTGGTGTGCGTACTGATCGGTATGATCACTGGCCAGAGGCAATGGATATGACAACACCATGGATGTGGCGCGTGAAAGAATGTACAAGCAGAACTAGAATAAAATGCTCCAAATGCGATATATTTCTCTGcctaaccaaaaataaaaactgttttcagGAGTACCACACAAAAAATGATCGCTTCAAATCaatgtatatgaatattatttttaaatacattccatcaatataa